A part of Carcharodon carcharias isolate sCarCar2 chromosome 6, sCarCar2.pri, whole genome shotgun sequence genomic DNA contains:
- the LOC121279163 gene encoding transmembrane protein 74, translated as MASVELVFLDEGKSQPCAWKELDWGLHASFPQMPSSAPGTAPFESYSFKHGRPCVGGKDIKVCCDQRLETSFAHVDENVNLQRASPALSDKNYTIQSHHGSSSDIRPIPEGLQELSLEPDDDSSSGSSDTSVDYGFISALLFLFSGITLVIISYLIPRDVTVNPDSVSAREMERLQKESARVGAHLDRCVIAGLGLLTLGGILLSTLLMISICKGELYRRQRFAASGRSGKLYGSFRFRLKSPGPNSSIQLFPLDGEDSIIID; from the coding sequence ATGGCTTCTGTGGAATTAGTTTTCTTGGACGAAGGGAAAAGTCAACCCTGTGCATGGAAAGAACTGGACTGGGGATTACACGCCTCCTTCCCGCAGATGCCGAGTTCAGCACCAGGGACAGCGCCCTTTGAGAGTTACAGCTTCAAACACGGGCGGCCCTGCGTGGGCGGGAAAGACATTAAGGTGTGTTGCGATCAGCGACTGGAGACATCTTTCGCACATGTTGATGAAAACGTCAACCTGCAACGGGCAAGCCCCGCGCTCTCCGACAAAAACTACACCATCCAGTCCCACCACGGCTCTTCCAGTGACATCAGACCCATCCCCGAAGGGCTGCAGGAACTCTCGCTAGAGCCTGATGATGACAGCTCATCCGGCAGCTCGGACACATCAGTGGATTACGGCTTCATCAGCGCTCTGCTCTTCCTGTTCAGTGGGATCACACTGGTCATCATCTCCTACCTGATCCCCCGCGACGTGACTGTGAATCCAGACAGTGTTTCAGCCCGGGAGATGGAGAGGCTTCAAAAGGAGAGCGCCCGGGTAGGTGCTCACCTGGACAGGTGTGTCATCGCTGGACTTGGACTCTTGACCCTGGGGGGAATACTCCTCTCCACTTTGTTAATGATATCAATCTGTAAAGGTGAATTATACAGGAGGCAGAGGTTTGCGGCTAGTGGAAGATCTGGCAAACTTTATGGGTCGTTTCGCTTTCGCCTGAAATCCCCAGGTCCCAACAGTTCCATCCAACTTTTCCCACTGGATGGAGA